A single Anopheles arabiensis isolate DONGOLA chromosome X, AaraD3, whole genome shotgun sequence DNA region contains:
- the LOC120905763 gene encoding NECAP-like protein CG9132 encodes MGEPEYESVVLVKQEVFVYKIPPRQSNRSYRAADWNLLDPIWTGRLRMVAKGRSLCVKLEDKTNGTLFANCPIESYPGVAIEAVSDSSRYFVLRIQDGNGRTAFIGLGFGDRSDSFDMNVALQDHFKWVKNEEKIEKEKVEPKQQLDLGFKEGETIKINMKITKKDGSEASSRLTGKKTGAGGLLPPPPGGNKISPPQASSPSHQPAASSTAAGGGQTEWGEFTSAGVQSTAADAAAATPSKTNANWVQF; translated from the exons ATGGGCGAACCGGAGTACGAGAGCGTGGTGCTGGTGAAGCAGGAGGTGTTTGTGTACAAAATTCCGCCGCGCCAGAGCAACCGGAGCTACCGGGCGGCCGACTGGAACCTGCTCGACCCGATCTGGACCGGGCGGCTGCGGATGGTCGCCAAGGGCCGGTCGCTGTGCGTGAAGCTGGAGGACAAGACGAACGGCACGCTGTTCGCGAACTGCCCGATCGAGAGCTACCCGGGCGTGGCGATCGAGGCCGTGTCCGACAGCTCCCGGTACTTCGTGCTGCGCATCCAGGACGGCAACGGGCGGACCGCGTTCATCGGGCTCGGGTTCGGCGACCGGTCCGACTCGTTCGACATGAACGTCGCGCTGCAGGACCACTTCAAGTGGGTGAAGAACGAGGAAAAGATCGAGAAGGAAAAGGTGGAACCGAAGCAGCAGCTCGATCTCGGCTTCAAGGAGGGCGAAACGATCAAGATCAACATGAAGATTACG AAAAAGGACGGCTCGGAGGCCTCGTCCCGACTGACCGGGAAGAAAACGGGCGCGGGCGGTTTGCTACCGCCGCCACCGGGCGGCAACAAGATCAGCCCACCCCAGGCGAGCTCACCTTCGCATCAGCCCGCCGCATCATCGACGGCGGCCGGCGGCGGCCAGACCGAGTGGGGCGAATTCACTTCCGCTGG GGTGCAAAGCACAGCGGCAGATGCTGCGGCCGCCACACCGAGCAAAACCAACGCCAACTGGGTACAGTTTTAG
- the LOC120905616 gene encoding basic salivary proline-rich protein 1-like isoform X2 — MSLAYSQQSQQAAGGGGPGGGRSGNPPNRGQGPPPSSMHIQKILDENAGLIQTIQEFQYAGKSSESMSYQVALHRNLVYLANLADPQQNVSSLLPPPQMLHAIQQQQQQQQQQQQQQQQQQQQQQQPPPPTHDGSMMQGPGQQPGGMPGYPQPGQAPQQPQQPGQQQGQPHASNGVVGPPGQQHNPHGPPNPSPGMQQQQQQPGQQQQPGMPPGAGLGPNAVPPGPNQPGQNVVMGGSGGNQQGGYRAPGTAGGPMPPVSNAPVVGGQQQQQQQQGLVNQQNVGPGGAIRAAGIPGPQGAQQQQQQQPASQPLPPQTSGYQQRAAYNVQHSHYPGYPPPNQAPYGAQTGYSPYGGPPNQVQGYGPPNAGTPQGYGHHAGVVPPAGSAGGQVPPASPYPGATTAGQHPGAGGGAAAAGGGAGPQGYQQGLPPGAPNAQPHVGYGPPGQPPVQYPPQGGPGGPPPPHGYPGYPGAGGGAGAGAAAAAGGPNGPYGQPAGPGQQGGHPPQGQVGGYPAQTPGYPMPQQPQYATGYPGSGPPNAAGPIPASGAGQAGAGGAGGTVAGQTAAYPGQQQQQQQPPQTAVTAGGVVPSSAIPATTTSSYPTANPGGVSAGAGSMPPGGAYNAQPPNAQQQHGQPPVSSYQQQQQQQQQPASAGVPGQQQQQQQQQQQQGAPGPAGPGVYPPHPPYHQQSYAPLPVPQGQYPPAQAGYPQYPQRPPNTQMPPPGPQGPPPQGGYGYYGQPPQ, encoded by the exons ATGTCGCTCGCCTACTCCCAGCAG TCACAGCAagcggctggtggtggtggtccggGCGGGGGCCGCAGCGGCAACCCGCCGAACCGTGGCCAGGGTCCGCCGCCGAGCTCGATGCACATCCAGAAGATACTGGACGAGAACGCGGGCCTGATACAGACGATCCAGGAGTTCCAGTACGCGGGCAAGTCGAGCGAAAGCATGTCGTACCAGGTGGCGCTGCACCGCAACCTCGTCTACCTGGCGAACCTGGCCGACCCGCAGCAGAACGTTTcctcgctgcttccg cCGCCACAAATGCTGCACGcgatacagcagcagcagcagcaacagcagcaacaacagcagcaacaacagcagcaacaacagcagcagcagcagcctcccCCGCCAACGCACGACGGGAGCATGATGCAAGGGCCGGGCCAGCAGCCGGGCGGAATGCCGGGCTATCCGCAGCCCGGACAGGCGCCGCAACAGCCACAGCAGCCGGGTCAGCAGCAGGGCCAGCCGCACGCTAGCAACGGGGTGGTGGGGCCACCCGGCCAGCAGCACAATCCCCACGGGCCACCGAATCCGTCGCCcggtatgcagcagcagcagcagcagccgggccagcagcagcagcccggtaTGCCTCCGGGCGCCGGGCTCGGCCCGAACGCGGTACCGCCGGGCCCGAACCAGCCGGGCCAGAATGTGGTAATGGGTGGGAGCGGTGGCAATCAGCAGGGCGGCTACCGTGCGCCTGGCACTGCCGGCGGGCCCATGCCACCGGTGTCCAATGCGCCCGTAGTCggtggccagcagcagcagcaacagcagcaagggCTCGTTAATCAGCAAAATGTCGGCCCGGGCGGTGCGATCCGTGCCGCGGGCATTCCCGGCCCGCAGGgtgctcagcagcagcagcagcagcagccggcgaGCCAGCCGCTACCGCCCCAAACGTCCGGCTACCAGCAGCGGGCGGCCTACAACGTGCAGCACTCGCACTATCCGGGCTATCCGCCCCCGAACCAGGCGCCGTACGGAGCGCAAACCGGCTACTCGCCGTACGGTGGGCCGCCGAACCAGGTGCAGGGGTACGGGCCGCCAAATGCGGGCACACCGCAGGGCTACGGCCATCATGCAGGGGTCGTACCGCCGGCCGGCTCGGCTGGTGGGCAGGTGCCGCCGGCGTCACCGTACCCGggcgccaccaccgccgggcAGCATCCGGGAGCGGGCGGTGGGGCAGCCGCGGCTGGCGGTGGAGCTGGGCCGCAGGGCTACCAGCAGGGCCTGCCGCCGGGAGCGCCTAACGCGCAGCCGCACGTGGGCTACGGTCCGCCCGGGCAGCCGCCCGTCCAGTATCCGCCCCAGGGTGGTCCCGGTGGCCCACCGCCCCCGCACGGCTATCCGGGTTATCCGGGCGCGGGCGGCGGGGCCGGTGCCGGAGCGGCTGCAGCGGCCGGCGGTCCGAACGGCCCGTACGGGCAGCCGGCCGGCCCGGGGCAGCAGGGCGGCCATCCACCGCAGGGCCAGGTCGGGGGCTATCCGGCCCAGACGCCCGGGTACCCGATGCCCCAGCAGCCCCAGTACGCGACCGGCTATCCGGGCAGCGGTCCGCCGAACGCCGCCGGCCCGATCCCGGCCAGTGGCGCGGGCCAGGCCGGAGCGGGCGGGGCCGGTGGCACCGTTGCCGGACAGACAGCCGCCTACccgggccagcagcagcagcagcagcaaccaccacAGACGGCCGTCACTGCCGGCGGGGTGGTACCGTCGTCGGCCATACCGGCCACCACGACCTCCTCCTACCCGACCGCCAATCCGGGCGGGGTGTCGGCCGGTGCGGGCTCTATGCCGCCCGGTGGCGCCTACAACGCCCAGCCACCGaacgcgcagcagcagcacggccagCCGCCCGTTTCGagctaccagcagcagcagcagcaacaacagcaaccagcCAGCGCCGGCGTGCCcggccaacagcaacaacagcagcagcagcagcagcagcaaggcgCCCCGGGACCGGCCGGACCGGGCGTTTATCCGCCCCATCCGCCCTACCATCAACAGTCGTACGCGCCGCTGCCCGTCCCCCAGGGCCAGTATCCGCCGGCCCAGGCCGGCTATCCGCAGTATCCGCAGCGTCCGCCCAACACGCAGATGCCGCCGCCCGGTCCGCAGGGTCCGCCGCCGCAGGGTGGCTACGGCTACTACGGTCAGCCGCCGCAGTaa
- the LOC120905616 gene encoding basic salivary proline-rich protein 1-like isoform X1: MSLAYSQQSQQAAGGGGPGGGRSGNPPNRGQGPPPSSMHIQKILDENAGLIQTIQEFQYAGKSSESMSYQVALHRNLVYLANLADPQQNVSSLLPVRSSPPQMLHAIQQQQQQQQQQQQQQQQQQQQQQQPPPPTHDGSMMQGPGQQPGGMPGYPQPGQAPQQPQQPGQQQGQPHASNGVVGPPGQQHNPHGPPNPSPGMQQQQQQPGQQQQPGMPPGAGLGPNAVPPGPNQPGQNVVMGGSGGNQQGGYRAPGTAGGPMPPVSNAPVVGGQQQQQQQQGLVNQQNVGPGGAIRAAGIPGPQGAQQQQQQQPASQPLPPQTSGYQQRAAYNVQHSHYPGYPPPNQAPYGAQTGYSPYGGPPNQVQGYGPPNAGTPQGYGHHAGVVPPAGSAGGQVPPASPYPGATTAGQHPGAGGGAAAAGGGAGPQGYQQGLPPGAPNAQPHVGYGPPGQPPVQYPPQGGPGGPPPPHGYPGYPGAGGGAGAGAAAAAGGPNGPYGQPAGPGQQGGHPPQGQVGGYPAQTPGYPMPQQPQYATGYPGSGPPNAAGPIPASGAGQAGAGGAGGTVAGQTAAYPGQQQQQQQPPQTAVTAGGVVPSSAIPATTTSSYPTANPGGVSAGAGSMPPGGAYNAQPPNAQQQHGQPPVSSYQQQQQQQQQPASAGVPGQQQQQQQQQQQQGAPGPAGPGVYPPHPPYHQQSYAPLPVPQGQYPPAQAGYPQYPQRPPNTQMPPPGPQGPPPQGGYGYYGQPPQ; the protein is encoded by the exons ATGTCGCTCGCCTACTCCCAGCAG TCACAGCAagcggctggtggtggtggtccggGCGGGGGCCGCAGCGGCAACCCGCCGAACCGTGGCCAGGGTCCGCCGCCGAGCTCGATGCACATCCAGAAGATACTGGACGAGAACGCGGGCCTGATACAGACGATCCAGGAGTTCCAGTACGCGGGCAAGTCGAGCGAAAGCATGTCGTACCAGGTGGCGCTGCACCGCAACCTCGTCTACCTGGCGAACCTGGCCGACCCGCAGCAGAACGTTTcctcgctgcttccggtgcgCTCTTCG cCGCCACAAATGCTGCACGcgatacagcagcagcagcagcaacagcagcaacaacagcagcaacaacagcagcaacaacagcagcagcagcagcctcccCCGCCAACGCACGACGGGAGCATGATGCAAGGGCCGGGCCAGCAGCCGGGCGGAATGCCGGGCTATCCGCAGCCCGGACAGGCGCCGCAACAGCCACAGCAGCCGGGTCAGCAGCAGGGCCAGCCGCACGCTAGCAACGGGGTGGTGGGGCCACCCGGCCAGCAGCACAATCCCCACGGGCCACCGAATCCGTCGCCcggtatgcagcagcagcagcagcagccgggccagcagcagcagcccggtaTGCCTCCGGGCGCCGGGCTCGGCCCGAACGCGGTACCGCCGGGCCCGAACCAGCCGGGCCAGAATGTGGTAATGGGTGGGAGCGGTGGCAATCAGCAGGGCGGCTACCGTGCGCCTGGCACTGCCGGCGGGCCCATGCCACCGGTGTCCAATGCGCCCGTAGTCggtggccagcagcagcagcaacagcagcaagggCTCGTTAATCAGCAAAATGTCGGCCCGGGCGGTGCGATCCGTGCCGCGGGCATTCCCGGCCCGCAGGgtgctcagcagcagcagcagcagcagccggcgaGCCAGCCGCTACCGCCCCAAACGTCCGGCTACCAGCAGCGGGCGGCCTACAACGTGCAGCACTCGCACTATCCGGGCTATCCGCCCCCGAACCAGGCGCCGTACGGAGCGCAAACCGGCTACTCGCCGTACGGTGGGCCGCCGAACCAGGTGCAGGGGTACGGGCCGCCAAATGCGGGCACACCGCAGGGCTACGGCCATCATGCAGGGGTCGTACCGCCGGCCGGCTCGGCTGGTGGGCAGGTGCCGCCGGCGTCACCGTACCCGggcgccaccaccgccgggcAGCATCCGGGAGCGGGCGGTGGGGCAGCCGCGGCTGGCGGTGGAGCTGGGCCGCAGGGCTACCAGCAGGGCCTGCCGCCGGGAGCGCCTAACGCGCAGCCGCACGTGGGCTACGGTCCGCCCGGGCAGCCGCCCGTCCAGTATCCGCCCCAGGGTGGTCCCGGTGGCCCACCGCCCCCGCACGGCTATCCGGGTTATCCGGGCGCGGGCGGCGGGGCCGGTGCCGGAGCGGCTGCAGCGGCCGGCGGTCCGAACGGCCCGTACGGGCAGCCGGCCGGCCCGGGGCAGCAGGGCGGCCATCCACCGCAGGGCCAGGTCGGGGGCTATCCGGCCCAGACGCCCGGGTACCCGATGCCCCAGCAGCCCCAGTACGCGACCGGCTATCCGGGCAGCGGTCCGCCGAACGCCGCCGGCCCGATCCCGGCCAGTGGCGCGGGCCAGGCCGGAGCGGGCGGGGCCGGTGGCACCGTTGCCGGACAGACAGCCGCCTACccgggccagcagcagcagcagcagcaaccaccacAGACGGCCGTCACTGCCGGCGGGGTGGTACCGTCGTCGGCCATACCGGCCACCACGACCTCCTCCTACCCGACCGCCAATCCGGGCGGGGTGTCGGCCGGTGCGGGCTCTATGCCGCCCGGTGGCGCCTACAACGCCCAGCCACCGaacgcgcagcagcagcacggccagCCGCCCGTTTCGagctaccagcagcagcagcagcaacaacagcaaccagcCAGCGCCGGCGTGCCcggccaacagcaacaacagcagcagcagcagcagcagcaaggcgCCCCGGGACCGGCCGGACCGGGCGTTTATCCGCCCCATCCGCCCTACCATCAACAGTCGTACGCGCCGCTGCCCGTCCCCCAGGGCCAGTATCCGCCGGCCCAGGCCGGCTATCCGCAGTATCCGCAGCGTCCGCCCAACACGCAGATGCCGCCGCCCGGTCCGCAGGGTCCGCCGCCGCAGGGTGGCTACGGCTACTACGGTCAGCCGCCGCAGTaa